A single Symbiobacterium thermophilum IAM 14863 DNA region contains:
- the ltrA gene encoding group II intron reverse transcriptase/maturase, with translation MEQVVARENMLAALKRVERNGGAPGVDGVPTERLRDQIRVEWSRIREGLLQGTYRPQPVRRVEIPKPGGGKRMLGIPTVMDRLIQQALLQVLTPIFDPTFSESSYGFRPGRRGHDAVRKARQYVEEGYDWVVDMDLEKFFDRVNHDVLMARVARRVTDKRVLRLIRRYLQAGVMLNGVVVATEEGTPQGGPLSPLLANILLDDLDKELERRGHHFVRYADDCNIYVRSKRAGERVYRSVRHFLQERLRLKVNEEKSAVDRPWKRQFLGFSFYKHRGVRIRLAPKSLKRVKDKLRTLTDRNRSQSMEDRIRRLNAYLRGWVGYYALSDARSAFERLEGWLKRRLRACVWKQWKRVRTRFRELRALGLPEWVVHQLANSRKGPWRMAGGPLNSALGDAYWRAQGLISLTECYEATRQSWRTAGCGPACPVV, from the coding sequence ATGGAGCAGGTGGTGGCCAGGGAGAACATGCTGGCCGCCCTGAAACGGGTGGAGCGGAACGGAGGCGCTCCCGGCGTGGACGGTGTCCCCACCGAACGGCTGCGGGACCAGATTCGCGTGGAGTGGAGCCGCATCCGTGAGGGACTGCTCCAGGGGACCTACAGACCGCAGCCAGTCCGCCGGGTCGAAATCCCGAAACCGGGCGGCGGCAAGCGGATGCTGGGGATTCCCACCGTGATGGACCGCCTGATCCAACAGGCACTCCTGCAAGTACTGACGCCGATCTTTGACCCGACATTCTCCGAATCCAGCTACGGCTTTCGGCCGGGGCGGCGGGGTCATGATGCGGTCAGGAAGGCACGTCAGTACGTGGAGGAAGGGTACGACTGGGTCGTGGACATGGACCTGGAGAAGTTCTTCGACCGGGTCAACCACGACGTGCTGATGGCCCGCGTGGCGCGGCGGGTAACGGATAAGCGTGTGCTGCGGCTGATCCGGCGGTACTTACAGGCTGGGGTCATGCTGAACGGGGTAGTCGTGGCGACGGAGGAAGGGACGCCGCAGGGCGGTCCGCTGAGCCCGCTGCTGGCGAACATCCTGCTGGATGACCTCGACAAGGAGCTGGAGCGCCGCGGGCACCACTTCGTCCGGTACGCCGATGACTGCAACATCTACGTCCGCAGCAAGCGGGCGGGAGAACGGGTCTACAGGAGCGTGCGCCACTTCCTGCAGGAGCGGTTACGGCTGAAGGTCAACGAGGAGAAGAGCGCAGTGGACCGGCCGTGGAAGCGGCAGTTCCTCGGGTTTAGTTTCTACAAGCACCGGGGAGTGCGCATCCGGCTGGCCCCGAAGAGCCTGAAGCGCGTGAAGGACAAGCTCCGCACGCTGACGGACCGCAACCGCAGCCAGAGCATGGAGGACCGAATCCGGCGCCTGAATGCTTACTTGCGGGGCTGGGTTGGGTACTATGCGCTCTCCGATGCCAGGTCAGCCTTTGAAAGACTCGAAGGATGGCTGAAGCGTCGGCTGCGAGCATGCGTATGGAAGCAGTGGAAGCGTGTACGCACGCGCTTTCGGGAGTTGCGCGCCCTCGGTTTGCCCGAATGGGTAGTCCACCAACTCGCCAACAGCCGCAAAGGCCCGTGGCGGATGGCAGGTGGCCCACTAAACAGCGCCCTGGGCGACGCCTACTGGCGTGCCCAGGGGCTGATAAGCCTGACCGAATGCTATGAAGCGACTCGTCAATCCTGGCGAACCGCCGGATGCGGACCCGCATGTCCGGTGGTGTGA
- the def gene encoding peptide deformylase: protein MAILEIVKEPAEVLRKKAKPVTKINASIRKLLDDMTETMYAAPGVGLAAPQVGVSKRLIVVDPQDGSGQLYQLINPEIVKAEGWVKGTEGCLSIPGMVGDVWRYEKVQVVALDRTGKKVWIDAEGYLARIFQHEIDHLDGILYTDKCTNLRPVSEDGEEEEEAEVAEVMPEPEAEGAGEPSAEGAGQAAAEAGAEEGEQVTTGVSGERRGSAAAKEE from the coding sequence ATGGCAATTCTCGAGATCGTCAAGGAGCCGGCGGAGGTCCTGCGCAAGAAGGCCAAGCCGGTGACCAAGATCAACGCATCGATCCGCAAGCTGCTGGATGACATGACCGAAACGATGTACGCGGCCCCCGGCGTGGGTCTGGCCGCCCCGCAGGTGGGCGTCTCCAAGCGGCTGATCGTAGTCGACCCGCAGGACGGGTCCGGCCAGCTGTACCAGCTGATCAACCCGGAGATCGTGAAGGCCGAGGGCTGGGTGAAGGGCACGGAGGGCTGCCTTTCCATCCCGGGCATGGTGGGCGACGTGTGGCGCTACGAGAAGGTGCAGGTGGTGGCCCTGGACCGCACCGGCAAGAAGGTGTGGATCGACGCCGAGGGGTACCTGGCCCGCATCTTCCAGCACGAGATCGACCACCTGGACGGCATCCTCTACACCGACAAGTGCACCAACCTGCGGCCGGTCTCCGAGGACGGCGAGGAGGAAGAGGAGGCTGAGGTCGCCGAGGTGATGCCCGAGCCCGAAGCGGAGGGCGCCGGGGAGCCGTCGGCGGAGGGCGCCGGGCAGGCGGCTGCGGAGGCCGGGGCCGAAGAGGGCGAGCAGGTGACGACCGGGGTCAGCGGCGAGCGCAGGGGATCGGCCGCCGCGAAGGAGGAGTAG
- the fmt gene encoding methionyl-tRNA formyltransferase, which translates to MLKILFMGTPEFAAVSLRALLEAGYPVVGVVTQPDKPAGRGGKLRPSPVKEVALAHGLPVFQPRRLRRPEVVAQLKELGSDLTVVVAYGQILSREALEISPLGSINVHASLLPRWRGAAPIQRAIMAGDVETGVCTMWMDEGMDTGDVCLTARVPIGPDTTGGELHDELARVGAELLLETVRRVEAGDAPRIPQPAEGVTYAAKLEPADEVIDWARPAEELYNQIRALNPWPGAYTNGPRGRLKIWRASVVPNPEPGAEPGTVVALVRREGFTVAAGDGALLVREVQPHGKARMDAQSFVNGGGVQVGTRFSPPEAPQREPAPGEA; encoded by the coding sequence TTGCTGAAGATCCTCTTCATGGGAACGCCGGAGTTCGCCGCGGTCTCGCTGCGTGCCCTCCTGGAAGCCGGCTATCCCGTCGTCGGGGTGGTGACCCAGCCGGACAAACCGGCGGGCCGGGGCGGCAAGCTGCGGCCCTCGCCGGTGAAGGAGGTCGCCCTGGCGCACGGCCTCCCGGTGTTCCAGCCCCGGCGGCTGCGCCGGCCCGAGGTCGTCGCCCAGCTGAAGGAGCTGGGATCGGACCTCACGGTGGTCGTGGCTTACGGGCAGATCCTCTCCCGGGAGGCCCTGGAGATCAGTCCCCTGGGTTCGATCAACGTGCACGCCTCTCTCCTGCCCCGCTGGCGGGGGGCGGCGCCGATTCAGCGGGCCATTATGGCCGGGGACGTCGAGACCGGTGTCTGCACCATGTGGATGGACGAGGGCATGGATACCGGCGACGTCTGCCTCACGGCCCGGGTGCCCATCGGCCCCGACACCACCGGCGGCGAGCTCCACGACGAGCTGGCCCGGGTCGGGGCGGAGCTCCTCTTGGAGACGGTTCGGCGGGTGGAGGCCGGGGACGCGCCCCGCATCCCCCAGCCGGCCGAGGGCGTGACCTACGCCGCCAAGCTGGAGCCGGCCGACGAGGTCATCGACTGGGCGCGTCCGGCGGAGGAGCTGTACAACCAGATTCGGGCGCTGAACCCCTGGCCGGGCGCTTATACCAACGGACCCCGGGGCAGGCTGAAGATATGGCGGGCCTCGGTGGTGCCGAACCCTGAGCCGGGGGCGGAGCCCGGCACCGTGGTCGCGCTGGTCCGGCGCGAGGGCTTCACCGTGGCGGCGGGCGACGGCGCCCTGCTGGTGCGGGAAGTCCAGCCCCACGGCAAGGCCCGGATGGACGCGCAGTCCTTCGTCAACGGCGGCGGCGTCCAGGTCGGTACCCGATTTTCACCGCCCGAGGCTCCCCAGCGCGAACCTGCGCCGGGGGAGGCATAG
- a CDS encoding zinc metallopeptidase, with amino-acid sequence MIFLLPAIILVIWAQARVRSSFNEWSQVGTRSGVTAAQVARDILDRHGLTDVPVERVRGYLSDHYDPQKRVVRLSDSTYSSNSIAAIGVAAHEVGHAIQHELSYTPLQVRNLIWPVARIGDSLGPFLVIIGLIFGGYSGQMLMDIGILLFLGAVLFYLITLPVEFNASSRAVEILETGGYMTREEVAGARKVLNAAALTYVAGAATAIMSLVRLLFLRSMASDD; translated from the coding sequence ATGATCTTCCTGTTGCCGGCGATCATCCTGGTCATCTGGGCACAGGCGCGGGTGCGCAGCTCGTTCAACGAGTGGTCGCAGGTCGGCACGCGCTCGGGGGTGACAGCCGCCCAGGTCGCCCGGGACATCCTCGACCGGCATGGGCTCACCGACGTGCCCGTGGAACGGGTCCGGGGCTACCTGAGCGACCACTATGATCCCCAGAAGCGGGTGGTTCGCCTCTCCGATTCGACCTACTCCAGCAACTCGATTGCGGCGATCGGCGTGGCCGCCCACGAGGTGGGGCACGCCATCCAGCACGAGCTCTCCTACACGCCGCTGCAGGTCCGCAACCTGATCTGGCCGGTGGCCCGCATCGGCGACAGCCTGGGGCCGTTCCTGGTGATCATCGGCCTCATCTTCGGCGGCTACTCGGGCCAGATGCTGATGGACATCGGCATCCTGCTGTTCCTGGGGGCGGTGCTGTTCTACCTGATCACCCTGCCCGTGGAGTTCAACGCCTCCAGCCGGGCGGTGGAGATCCTGGAGACCGGCGGATACATGACCCGCGAAGAGGTGGCCGGCGCCAGGAAGGTGCTGAACGCTGCGGCGCTCACCTACGTGGCCGGCGCGGCGACGGCGATCATGAGCCTGGTGCGGCTGCTGTTCCTGCGGAGCATGGCGTCGGATGACTAG
- the priA gene encoding primosomal protein N', with protein MESGELAQVAVDVTAEGTDKLFTYLVPRSLAGRLTPGQWVRVPFGGRRLVGLYVGPAERPPEGVALKEIAGLLPDIPPIPAPLVQLARWTADRYLSTFPAALRLLLPTEARRQEVRTLTITNYRLNVDDVEALVSELRRRAPRQAELLAYMARVGGEAERAQVLADLGESIAGPIRVALEKGWLTAGRVARRRDPFADEHVEPAPPPVLTPEQEQALASIRQELIAPPAFRQPVLVHGVTGSGKTELYLRAIALVREMGKNAICLVPEISLTPQMIQRFRARFGGDVAVLHSALSAGERFDEWQRIRRGEVSIVVGARSAVFAPFENVGLIIIDEEHEQSYKQEAPPPAYHAREVAAERARLEGALLVLGSATPALESFHLAQTGVYRLVSLGHRIDNRPLPPVTLVDMREELRAGNRSIFSRALVEALDQTLSAREQAILFLNRRGYNTFIMCRSCGEAIQCVHCAVALTYHLGDDHLACHYCGYTAPVPLVCPSCGSDKIRHLGAGTERVEQELQRLYPHVRVARMDVDTTRRKGAHAAILKRFADHEVDVLVGTQMITKGLDFPGVTLVGVVLADTSLNLPDFRAAERTFQLVTQVAGRAGRGDRPGRVIVQTYQPDHAALQAAAEHDYHRFFAEEIRFRQELDYPPFAHMIHLVISGEDEAAVAATAQNVHRVLAEGGFGGQILGPAPAPLAKLRGKYRYHLVLKGPDVRAMAAEVKACFAAARGKWRASRSVSLSVDVDPVSIL; from the coding sequence ATGGAGAGCGGTGAGCTCGCCCAGGTGGCGGTGGACGTCACCGCCGAAGGGACCGATAAGCTGTTCACCTACCTCGTGCCCCGCAGCCTGGCCGGGCGGCTCACGCCCGGCCAGTGGGTGCGGGTTCCCTTCGGCGGCCGCAGGCTGGTGGGGCTTTACGTGGGTCCCGCCGAGCGGCCGCCGGAGGGGGTGGCCCTGAAGGAGATCGCGGGGCTCCTTCCCGACATCCCGCCGATCCCGGCGCCGCTGGTGCAGCTGGCCCGCTGGACGGCGGATCGCTACCTCTCCACCTTCCCGGCTGCCCTCCGGCTGCTGCTGCCCACCGAGGCCCGGCGGCAGGAGGTCCGGACGCTCACCATCACCAACTACCGGCTGAACGTGGACGACGTGGAGGCCCTGGTGTCCGAGCTCCGGCGCCGGGCCCCGCGCCAGGCGGAGCTCCTGGCCTACATGGCCCGGGTCGGCGGCGAGGCCGAACGGGCGCAGGTGCTGGCCGACCTGGGCGAGTCCATTGCCGGACCGATCCGGGTGGCCCTGGAAAAGGGATGGCTCACGGCGGGCCGGGTGGCCCGGCGCCGGGATCCCTTCGCCGATGAGCACGTGGAGCCGGCGCCACCCCCGGTGCTCACCCCGGAGCAGGAGCAGGCGCTGGCGTCCATCCGGCAGGAGCTCATCGCCCCGCCGGCCTTCCGGCAGCCGGTGCTCGTTCACGGCGTGACCGGCTCGGGCAAGACCGAGCTCTACCTCAGGGCGATCGCCCTGGTGCGGGAGATGGGGAAGAACGCGATCTGCCTGGTGCCGGAGATCTCCCTCACGCCGCAGATGATCCAGCGGTTCCGGGCGCGCTTCGGCGGCGACGTGGCGGTGCTGCATTCGGCGCTGTCGGCCGGGGAGCGGTTCGACGAGTGGCAGCGCATCCGCCGGGGCGAGGTCTCCATCGTCGTTGGAGCGCGCTCGGCGGTGTTCGCGCCGTTTGAGAACGTGGGGCTCATCATCATCGACGAGGAGCACGAGCAGTCCTACAAGCAGGAGGCGCCGCCGCCCGCCTACCACGCCCGGGAGGTGGCGGCGGAGCGGGCCCGGCTGGAGGGGGCACTGCTCGTGCTCGGCTCCGCGACGCCGGCCCTGGAGTCGTTTCACCTGGCGCAGACCGGCGTCTACCGGCTGGTTTCGTTGGGACACCGGATCGACAACCGGCCGCTGCCGCCGGTGACCCTGGTGGACATGCGGGAGGAGCTGCGGGCGGGCAACCGCTCGATCTTCTCCCGGGCGTTGGTCGAGGCGCTGGACCAGACGCTGTCGGCCCGGGAGCAGGCAATTCTCTTTCTCAACCGCAGGGGTTACAATACATTTATCATGTGCCGGTCGTGCGGCGAGGCGATCCAGTGCGTGCACTGCGCCGTCGCCCTGACCTATCACCTGGGCGACGACCACCTGGCCTGCCACTACTGCGGCTACACGGCGCCGGTGCCCTTGGTCTGTCCGAGCTGCGGGTCCGACAAGATCCGGCACCTGGGGGCCGGCACCGAACGGGTGGAGCAGGAGCTTCAGCGGCTCTATCCGCACGTGCGGGTGGCCCGCATGGACGTGGACACCACCCGGCGCAAGGGGGCCCACGCCGCAATCCTGAAGCGGTTCGCGGACCACGAGGTGGACGTCCTCGTCGGCACGCAGATGATCACCAAGGGGCTGGACTTCCCCGGCGTGACCCTGGTGGGCGTGGTCCTGGCCGACACCAGCCTGAACCTGCCGGACTTCCGGGCAGCGGAGCGCACCTTCCAGCTGGTGACACAGGTCGCCGGCCGGGCGGGCCGGGGTGACCGGCCCGGCCGGGTGATCGTGCAGACGTACCAGCCCGATCACGCCGCGCTGCAGGCTGCGGCCGAGCACGACTACCACCGCTTCTTCGCCGAGGAGATCCGCTTCCGGCAGGAACTGGATTACCCGCCGTTCGCCCACATGATCCATCTGGTGATCTCGGGCGAGGATGAGGCCGCCGTGGCCGCCACCGCACAGAACGTGCACCGGGTGCTGGCGGAGGGCGGCTTCGGGGGGCAGATTCTGGGGCCGGCGCCGGCCCCGCTGGCCAAGCTCCGGGGCAAGTACCGGTACCACCTGGTGCTGAAGGGCCCGGACGTCCGGGCGATGGCGGCCGAGGTCAAGGCCTGTTTCGCCGCCGCCCGGGGGAAGTGGCGTGCTTCCCGGTCGGTCTCGCTCTCGGTGGACGTGGATCCGGTGAGCATACTGTAA
- the coaBC gene encoding bifunctional phosphopantothenoylcysteine decarboxylase/phosphopantothenate--cysteine ligase CoaBC, which yields MLHGKTVLLGVSGGIAAYKAAEICSRLVKLGADVHVLMTEAATRLVAPLTFQALSGNPVKVDLMGEQVHGHVDHVLLTHKADLLIIAPATANTIARLAGGHAGDWITVTALGVRCPVLVAPSMETEMYANPLTQRNLRILAELGWDIMEPEEGRLASGLMGKGRLPEPAKIVERAVALLQAREGRQRRPGGDLAGRRVLVTAGTTREPFDPVRFIGNRSTGRMGYAIAEAARDRGAEVVLVSGPTHLEPPAGVRLVRVESCVQMLEACLAEFPAADVAVAAAAPADYRPATVAPSKIKKTGEELTITLVKNPDIIAELGRRKRPGQVTVAFAAETDDLIANARRKLADKNADFVVANDVTAEGAGFGTETNRVVFVTADAVDELPLLPKREVADRILDRAAALLEDGARGHGER from the coding sequence ATGCTGCACGGTAAGACGGTTCTCCTCGGGGTCAGCGGCGGCATCGCCGCCTACAAGGCGGCGGAGATCTGCTCCCGGCTGGTGAAGCTGGGAGCCGATGTGCACGTGCTCATGACCGAGGCGGCCACCCGCCTGGTGGCCCCGCTCACGTTCCAGGCCTTGTCCGGCAACCCGGTCAAAGTCGACCTGATGGGCGAGCAGGTACACGGCCACGTGGATCACGTCCTGCTCACCCACAAGGCGGACCTGCTCATCATCGCGCCTGCCACGGCCAATACCATCGCACGGCTGGCCGGCGGCCACGCGGGCGACTGGATCACCGTGACCGCGCTGGGCGTGCGCTGCCCCGTGCTGGTGGCGCCCTCCATGGAAACGGAGATGTACGCCAACCCGCTGACGCAGCGGAACCTGCGGATCCTGGCCGAGTTGGGCTGGGACATCATGGAGCCGGAGGAGGGGCGGCTCGCCTCGGGGCTCATGGGCAAGGGGCGGCTGCCCGAGCCGGCGAAGATCGTCGAGCGGGCCGTCGCGCTGCTGCAGGCGCGGGAAGGCAGGCAGCGCCGGCCCGGGGGCGACCTGGCCGGGCGCCGGGTGCTGGTGACGGCGGGTACCACCCGGGAGCCGTTCGATCCCGTGCGCTTCATCGGCAACCGCTCCACCGGCCGCATGGGGTACGCGATCGCCGAAGCCGCCCGGGACCGGGGCGCGGAGGTGGTGCTGGTCAGCGGACCCACCCACCTGGAGCCGCCGGCCGGGGTCCGGCTCGTCCGGGTCGAGTCCTGTGTCCAGATGCTGGAGGCGTGCCTCGCCGAGTTCCCGGCGGCGGACGTTGCGGTGGCCGCCGCGGCCCCGGCCGACTACCGCCCGGCGACGGTGGCCCCGTCCAAGATCAAGAAGACGGGCGAGGAGCTCACCATCACCCTGGTGAAAAACCCGGACATCATCGCAGAGCTGGGCCGGCGCAAGAGGCCCGGTCAGGTGACGGTGGCCTTTGCCGCCGAGACCGACGACCTCATCGCCAACGCCCGCAGGAAGCTGGCGGACAAGAACGCGGACTTCGTGGTGGCCAACGACGTCACGGCCGAGGGGGCCGGGTTCGGCACCGAGACCAACCGGGTGGTCTTCGTGACCGCCGACGCGGTGGACGAGCTTCCCCTGTTGCCGAAGCGGGAGGTGGCCGATCGGATCCTGGATCGGGCGGCGGCCCTGCTGGAGGACGGTGCGCGCGGCCATGGAGAGCGGTGA